One Nitrosarchaeum sp. DNA window includes the following coding sequences:
- a CDS encoding V0D/AC39 family V-type ATPase subunit, which yields MGGAKNVYASVKSYSKRGKLLKKSDFQTLAESRDLDELMTRIKNTIYGDSISEVQKPYTSQGIESALRSHLADTHYSIAKTSGNSGVLDAYYMKFIVSNLKSILKGKALGKPQEEIETHVNLHAEELIKQRDVVIKALVSKDLEEAVASLNSVQFGEEIAKAAALYSERKNVQIFDTYFDKILIQHLAGAMKNYADKDATKLVGMDVDFYNILSVIRGKFWGLKEEQIQDLIVAQTPTAKELLGRMIAAATIKDAFNELSNTKYKTLIPQTEKELDAIAEFERAFEMAIYQTAIRSFTKMFSFATIVGITKLTAFEVRNLAAIAFAVEQKIPTEITMSKLILEVE from the coding sequence ATGGGTGGAGCAAAAAATGTCTATGCATCTGTAAAATCATATAGTAAACGAGGTAAATTATTAAAAAAATCTGATTTTCAAACGTTAGCAGAATCAAGGGATCTTGATGAATTAATGACTAGAATCAAAAATACAATTTATGGGGATTCTATTTCAGAGGTACAAAAACCATATACATCACAAGGTATCGAATCTGCACTTAGAAGTCATTTAGCAGATACACATTATTCAATTGCAAAAACATCAGGAAATTCAGGTGTTTTAGATGCATATTATATGAAATTCATTGTTTCAAATTTAAAATCAATTTTAAAAGGAAAAGCTTTAGGTAAACCTCAAGAAGAAATTGAAACTCACGTAAATCTTCATGCTGAAGAATTAATCAAGCAAAGAGATGTCGTCATTAAAGCATTAGTTTCAAAAGATTTGGAAGAAGCAGTTGCAAGCTTGAATTCAGTACAATTTGGGGAAGAAATTGCAAAGGCTGCAGCTTTATACAGTGAAAGAAAAAATGTCCAAATTTTTGATACGTATTTTGATAAAATTTTAATTCAACATTTAGCTGGTGCTATGAAAAATTATGCAGATAAAGATGCTACAAAATTGGTTGGAATGGATGTAGATTTTTATAATATTCTAAGTGTAATTAGAGGAAAATTCTGGGGATTAAAAGAAGAACAAATTCAAGATCTAATTGTTGCTCAAACTCCTACCGCAAAAGAACTACTTGGAAGAATGATTGCAGCTGCAACAATTAAAGATGCATTTAATGAATTATCCAATACAAAATATAAAACTTTGATCCCTCAAACTGAAAAAGAATTAGATGCTATTGCTGAATTTGAAAGAGCGTTTGAAATGGCAATTTACCAAACAGCCATAAGATCTTTCACAAAAATGTTTAGTTTTGCAACAATTGTGGGAATTACTAAACTAACGGCATTTGAAGTTAGAAATTTAGCAGCTATTGCATTTGCAGTTGAACAAAAAATACCAACTGAAATTACCATGTCAAAGTTAATTTTGGAAGTAGAATAG
- a CDS encoding ammonium transporter, which yields MNSRNHKYALLLVAAVAITAAGAMSQAFAQNVNDGMDGYVAGTSGIYTGNPNECWYDDGEGNMMPCRIDTGDTAWILTATSLVLFMSPGVGFFYGGLARSKNVVNVLGMTIIVMGLISVQWVLWGYSLAFGPIDSDANMFMGSLQYVGFNDVSHYAPLGEAGPCADTWSAAYQMNAMVEADQCSQGWPGTVPHQLFAMFQATFAIITPILIIGGLIDRIKFSALIIFILLWATFVYDPVAHWVWGGGYIGGGALDLNPDLSPSFALDFAGGTVVHITSGFSALAGALILGRRLGYGKVPMEPHNIPMVVLGAGILWFGWFGFNAGSEVMVDGITVSAWTVTNTATGMAALTWVLMSWAHTGKPSIVGAASGAVAGLVAITPASGWVGPMASIIIGIAAGTVCYAAVTFKNARKWDDALDVWGVHGMGGLTGAILTGTLASPHIWDTGDGIGAWTGTAEGMEQQAISIIGAAISVGYAFGVTIVILKIMDAVWPGGIRVTPKEEEIGLDLAQHGERAYVNE from the coding sequence ATGAATTCTAGGAACCACAAGTATGCTCTATTACTTGTGGCCGCAGTAGCCATTACAGCAGCAGGTGCAATGTCACAAGCATTCGCACAAAATGTTAATGATGGTATGGACGGATACGTTGCAGGAACTAGTGGAATCTACACTGGTAATCCTAACGAATGTTGGTATGATGATGGCGAAGGTAACATGATGCCCTGTAGAATTGATACAGGTGATACAGCATGGATACTAACAGCTACTTCATTGGTACTCTTCATGTCACCCGGAGTCGGCTTCTTTTATGGCGGATTAGCCAGATCAAAGAACGTCGTCAACGTACTTGGTATGACCATAATTGTTATGGGACTTATCTCAGTACAATGGGTTCTATGGGGATATTCTCTAGCATTTGGTCCAATTGACAGTGATGCAAACATGTTCATGGGCTCACTTCAATATGTTGGCTTCAATGACGTCTCTCACTATGCACCATTAGGTGAAGCAGGTCCATGTGCAGACACATGGTCAGCGGCTTACCAGATGAATGCGATGGTGGAAGCAGATCAATGTAGTCAAGGTTGGCCAGGTACTGTACCTCATCAATTATTCGCAATGTTCCAAGCAACATTCGCAATTATTACACCAATTCTAATTATTGGTGGATTAATTGATAGAATTAAGTTCAGCGCATTGATAATCTTCATACTCCTATGGGCTACCTTCGTTTACGATCCAGTTGCACACTGGGTTTGGGGCGGTGGTTATATCGGAGGAGGCGCATTAGATCTTAATCCTGACTTATCTCCATCGTTTGCATTAGACTTTGCTGGTGGTACTGTAGTACACATTACTTCTGGATTCTCTGCATTGGCAGGTGCCTTAATCCTTGGCAGAAGACTTGGATATGGTAAAGTGCCAATGGAACCACACAACATCCCAATGGTAGTCCTCGGAGCAGGAATACTCTGGTTTGGATGGTTTGGTTTTAACGCAGGAAGCGAAGTAATGGTAGACGGCATTACCGTAAGCGCATGGACAGTTACAAATACTGCAACAGGTATGGCTGCTCTTACTTGGGTCTTGATGTCATGGGCACATACAGGAAAACCAAGTATTGTAGGAGCTGCATCAGGTGCAGTAGCAGGTTTAGTAGCTATCACTCCAGCTTCAGGTTGGGTAGGTCCAATGGCTTCAATTATAATCGGTATTGCAGCTGGAACAGTTTGTTATGCAGCTGTAACATTCAAAAACGCACGTAAATGGGACGACGCATTAGATGTATGGGGAGTACACGGAATGGGCGGTCTTACTGGTGCAATTTTGACTGGTACATTAGCTAGTCCACACATTTGGGATACCGGTGACGGTATTGGTGCATGGACTGGTACTGCAGAAGGAATGGAACAGCAAGCAATTAGCATCATTGGTGCAGCAATCTCAGTAGGTTATGCATTTGGTGTTACGATTGTAATTCTCAAAATAATGGATGCCGTTTGGCCAGGTGGAATCAGGGTCACTCCAAAAGAAGAGGAGATCGGTCTTGATTTGGCACAGCACGGAGAAAGAGCATACGTTAACGAATAA
- a CDS encoding sulfurtransferase: protein MLISTSDLNSILNDPNIIIVDTRSFKEYSESHIPNAVNLDLFAFHWIDTTKEGIENFNSQTTTLLSFLGVTPEKKVIFYDAVSGMLAARGVWILLYFSHQNVYMLDGGITKWKKENLSLETKPNGFKPSKFTGKINPNIISGFEYIRDNLNNVKIIDARSTGEYTGSVIRAAQSGHIPNSINIDWNENLEKDGTFKTNSELSKLYDFPKDSEIITYCQGAYRAANSFLALKKLGFHKVRVYLGSWGEWGNKPELPVEK from the coding sequence ATGTTAATTTCTACATCTGACCTTAACTCAATTCTAAATGATCCTAATATCATAATTGTGGATACTCGTTCATTTAAGGAATATTCTGAAAGTCATATTCCTAATGCTGTAAATTTAGATCTGTTTGCATTTCATTGGATTGATACTACAAAAGAAGGAATTGAAAATTTTAACAGTCAAACTACAACTCTTCTTTCCTTTCTTGGAGTGACACCTGAAAAAAAAGTGATCTTTTATGATGCTGTTTCTGGAATGCTTGCAGCTAGAGGTGTATGGATATTACTTTATTTTTCACATCAAAATGTCTACATGTTAGATGGTGGAATAACAAAATGGAAAAAAGAAAATCTGTCACTTGAAACAAAACCAAATGGATTCAAACCATCCAAATTTACAGGAAAGATTAATCCTAATATAATTTCTGGATTTGAATACATCAGAGATAATCTAAATAATGTAAAAATTATTGATGCTCGTTCTACAGGAGAATATACTGGAAGTGTAATTAGAGCCGCTCAATCTGGACACATCCCAAACTCAATCAATATTGATTGGAATGAAAACCTCGAAAAAGATGGTACTTTTAAGACTAATTCAGAACTGTCAAAACTATATGATTTTCCAAAGGATTCAGAAATTATTACTTATTGTCAGGGTGCTTATAGAGCAGCAAATTCTTTTCTTGCTTTAAAAAAACTAGGATTTCATAAAGTACGCGTATATCTTGGTTCTTGGGGAGAATGGGGAAATAAACCAGAATTGCCCGTTGAAAAATAA
- a CDS encoding V-type ATP synthase subunit I, with the protein MGTADLKLGTIVLPRSESPQAISRLTEFEWFHKIDSSSDQVTPEIDDLLLDAQKIFQSIDDVVKGMGIPLTVGIMEILFKGTVIKKKNYEIDEIEHMINDLRKTTPSIIDEPAKLLEDAQNTRLAIEEYKSLKDTLEVIRKMNLDLTGFGLMRYFFTNLFVINSSDYEEISRSLEGIAIYKYDLESKDKTALLVISDIEDSEKVFKILRSFNSNSFKIPEGFPQVPSEAYALAESKIKELTTKQTSISKELLKYKKKIRQDILAIHEKALVAKDVLEMLRKPGGTKNFAVIQGYIPKRMEVKFKDSTKQWMSIIEDVTDPKHVEELPTLFENKKFVRTFEVITKSQGIPKKGEPDPTPMIALMWPIFYGLMFADMGHGLLLMGLGLLFKVKGQGDLARWGMLIAISGASAAIAGVGTGEMFGYHISHMGPFEGLLEEGGVLYPVSWIVGILSVAELTFDQVINILKVSLFIGIVHLVWAMVLRIRRLAAEGHKLVMFTEAIPNITLYGGIVVIMMCAIGSQYDVMNMYSKVHTEAVPWVTIFLGDWAQVWIVTRIAVIIVIASMVLMMVGGILHAKKHPESGGDPASVLMEVLLGKTVESLAHTISYARLGIMLLVHAALLMTVNNAFASLGGAESGGAMAMIIGGNLGIMMIEGLIVYIQSLRLHLYEFFTKWYVGGSQPFRQIRPELIYNQFIWKKK; encoded by the coding sequence TTGGGAACCGCCGATCTAAAACTGGGAACTATAGTTTTGCCAAGAAGTGAATCTCCACAGGCAATATCTAGATTAACAGAGTTTGAATGGTTTCATAAAATTGATTCATCAAGTGATCAAGTAACACCTGAAATTGATGATTTACTATTAGATGCACAAAAAATATTCCAATCAATTGATGATGTGGTCAAGGGTATGGGAATTCCATTAACAGTAGGAATTATGGAGATACTCTTCAAAGGTACAGTAATCAAGAAAAAAAATTACGAAATTGATGAAATTGAACATATGATAAATGATTTGAGAAAAACAACTCCATCAATTATCGATGAACCTGCTAAATTATTAGAGGATGCACAAAACACTAGACTTGCTATTGAGGAATACAAATCACTCAAGGATACTTTGGAAGTAATTAGAAAAATGAATCTAGATCTTACCGGATTTGGATTAATGAGATATTTTTTTACAAATCTTTTTGTAATTAATTCTTCAGACTATGAAGAAATTAGTCGTTCACTTGAAGGCATTGCAATATACAAATACGATTTAGAAAGCAAAGACAAAACTGCACTTTTAGTAATTTCCGATATTGAAGATTCTGAAAAAGTTTTCAAGATCCTAAGAAGCTTTAATTCTAATTCATTTAAGATTCCAGAGGGATTTCCACAAGTTCCTAGTGAAGCTTATGCGTTGGCCGAATCCAAAATTAAAGAATTAACCACAAAACAAACTTCAATATCTAAAGAACTTTTAAAATACAAAAAGAAAATTCGACAAGATATTCTTGCTATTCATGAAAAAGCATTAGTTGCAAAAGATGTTCTTGAAATGTTAAGAAAACCTGGAGGTACTAAAAATTTTGCAGTAATACAAGGATATATTCCAAAAAGAATGGAAGTCAAGTTTAAAGATTCTACAAAACAATGGATGTCAATAATTGAAGATGTTACTGATCCAAAACATGTAGAGGAATTACCTACGTTATTTGAAAATAAGAAATTTGTAAGAACTTTTGAGGTTATTACAAAAAGCCAGGGTATTCCAAAGAAAGGAGAGCCGGATCCAACTCCTATGATTGCACTAATGTGGCCAATTTTTTATGGATTGATGTTTGCAGATATGGGTCACGGATTATTATTAATGGGATTAGGATTGTTATTCAAAGTAAAAGGACAGGGCGATTTAGCAAGATGGGGAATGCTCATTGCAATCTCTGGTGCATCAGCTGCAATAGCAGGTGTAGGTACTGGAGAGATGTTTGGATATCATATTTCTCATATGGGTCCATTTGAAGGACTTTTAGAAGAAGGAGGAGTACTATATCCAGTTAGTTGGATTGTTGGAATTCTTAGTGTTGCTGAACTTACGTTTGATCAAGTCATCAATATACTCAAAGTGTCATTATTCATTGGAATTGTTCATCTAGTGTGGGCTATGGTTTTGCGAATCAGAAGATTAGCTGCAGAAGGACACAAACTTGTAATGTTTACTGAAGCAATTCCAAACATTACACTCTATGGAGGTATTGTTGTCATAATGATGTGTGCTATTGGTTCACAATATGATGTGATGAACATGTATTCAAAAGTACATACTGAAGCTGTTCCTTGGGTTACAATATTTCTTGGAGATTGGGCACAGGTTTGGATCGTTACAAGAATTGCAGTTATCATTGTTATCGCATCAATGGTACTGATGATGGTTGGGGGTATTTTACATGCAAAGAAACATCCAGAAAGCGGAGGAGATCCTGCGAGTGTTCTCATGGAAGTATTGCTTGGTAAAACCGTAGAAAGTTTAGCTCACACAATTAGTTATGCTCGACTTGGAATTATGTTACTTGTACATGCTGCATTGTTAATGACAGTAAATAATGCATTTGCATCTTTGGGCGGTGCAGAATCTGGCGGAGCTATGGCAATGATTATTGGTGGAAACTTGGGAATTATGATGATTGAAGGGTTGATCGTGTATATCCAGTCACTCAGATTACACTTATACGAATTCTTTACAAAATGGTATGTAGGTGGTTCTCAGCCATTCAGACAAATCAGACCAGAACTAATTTACAACCAATTTATTTGGAAGAAAAAATAA
- a CDS encoding V-type ATP synthase subunit E, with protein MGSNSALEQTIDKILTKTEKDVLSNIRSALTESNQTLDDSIPKLEREYDKIISDGKKEADKIEKQLIGSSDLEARNNRLLALEKAVDDVFTKAIEQISNTNRNDNYSKLMTTLLDEATTILGTTKVVISTNSKDKNIVQSLLSKYSGAELSPEPITCMGGITVKSKDGGMKFDNTIDARIQRMKPLIRKEIATKFGVGN; from the coding sequence TTGGGATCTAATTCTGCATTAGAACAAACAATCGACAAAATACTTACAAAAACCGAGAAAGATGTTTTGTCAAATATCCGATCTGCCCTGACCGAATCTAATCAAACCCTTGATGATTCTATTCCTAAACTGGAGCGAGAATATGATAAAATTATCTCAGATGGCAAAAAAGAGGCAGATAAAATAGAAAAACAGCTTATTGGAAGCTCCGATCTTGAGGCCAGAAATAACAGACTTTTGGCATTGGAAAAAGCAGTAGACGATGTATTTACAAAAGCAATTGAACAAATTTCAAATACAAATCGTAATGATAATTATTCTAAACTAATGACAACCTTATTGGATGAAGCAACTACAATTTTAGGTACAACCAAAGTTGTAATTTCAACAAATTCTAAAGACAAAAACATAGTCCAATCTTTATTATCCAAATATTCTGGTGCAGAACTATCTCCAGAACCGATTACCTGTATGGGAGGTATTACGGTAAAATCAAAAGATGGCGGAATGAAATTTGATAATACTATTGATGCAAGAATACAGCGTATGAAGCCTTTAATAAGGAAAGAAATTGCCACAAAATTCGGAGTAGGTAATTAG
- a CDS encoding V-type ATP synthase subunit A, producing the protein MAAQGRIVWVSGPAVKADGMSDAKMYETVVVGNSKLVGEVIRLTGDVAFIQVYESTSGLKPGEPVVGTGNPLSVLLGPGIIGQIYDGIQRPLKELSKASGSFIGRGITTTPVDMVKKFHFVPSVSNGDEVAAGNVLGTVQETDLILHSIMVPPDHPGGKLSNMVSEGDYNLETVLATTEKNGQKIQLKMYHRWPVRKPRPYHTRYDPTVPLLTGQRVIDTFFPIAKGGTGSIPGAFGTGKTVTLHQIAKWADSQVVVYIGCGERGNEMTEVLVEFPHLKDPRSGKPLMDRTVLVANTSNMPVAAREASIYTGVTIAEYYRDMGYDVVLVADSTSRWAESLREMSGRLEEMPAEEGYPSYLASRLAEFYERAGRVKAVGSPDRDGSVTLVGAVSPSGGDFTEPVTTHTMRFIKTFWALDAKLAYSRHYPSINWMNSYSGYLGDIAKWWGENINSDWLSLRSEAYGVLQREDTLKEIVRLLGPEALPDEEKLILEVARMLKIGLLQQNSFDDVDTYCSPQKQYKLLKLSVEFYKRGQQALKEGASLADIRAMTIIPTLLKARMDIKDDEIPKLDQLDIDMKEQFKSITGVKVSN; encoded by the coding sequence ATGGCAGCTCAAGGTAGAATTGTTTGGGTCAGCGGTCCTGCAGTAAAGGCCGATGGAATGTCTGATGCCAAAATGTATGAAACTGTAGTTGTTGGTAACTCAAAATTAGTTGGCGAAGTTATTCGTCTGACTGGCGATGTCGCATTTATTCAAGTTTACGAGTCAACAAGTGGACTAAAACCAGGTGAACCTGTAGTTGGTACAGGAAACCCACTTAGCGTTTTATTAGGTCCAGGTATTATTGGACAAATTTACGATGGAATTCAAAGACCATTAAAAGAATTATCAAAAGCTTCTGGTTCATTCATTGGTAGAGGTATTACTACAACTCCTGTTGACATGGTAAAGAAATTCCACTTTGTGCCATCTGTTAGTAACGGTGATGAAGTCGCTGCAGGAAATGTTCTTGGAACTGTTCAGGAAACTGATCTTATTCTTCATTCTATTATGGTTCCACCAGATCATCCTGGCGGAAAGCTCTCAAATATGGTAAGTGAAGGAGATTATAATTTAGAAACTGTATTAGCTACAACTGAAAAGAATGGACAAAAAATTCAACTTAAAATGTATCACAGATGGCCTGTTAGAAAACCACGTCCATACCATACACGATACGATCCAACAGTTCCACTTCTTACCGGACAACGTGTAATTGATACATTCTTCCCAATTGCTAAAGGAGGAACTGGTTCTATCCCAGGAGCATTTGGAACAGGAAAAACTGTTACATTACATCAGATTGCAAAATGGGCTGATTCTCAAGTTGTAGTTTACATCGGATGCGGTGAAAGAGGAAACGAAATGACTGAAGTACTCGTTGAATTTCCACATCTTAAAGATCCACGTAGTGGCAAACCACTTATGGATAGAACAGTTTTGGTTGCAAACACAAGTAACATGCCAGTAGCTGCAAGAGAAGCAAGTATCTACACTGGTGTAACAATTGCAGAATATTACAGAGATATGGGTTATGACGTCGTACTTGTAGCTGATTCTACTAGCAGATGGGCAGAATCACTCAGAGAAATGAGTGGAAGATTAGAAGAGATGCCTGCAGAAGAAGGATATCCATCATATCTTGCATCAAGATTAGCAGAATTTTATGAAAGAGCAGGACGTGTTAAAGCAGTAGGCAGTCCTGATCGTGACGGCTCTGTTACACTAGTTGGAGCAGTTTCACCATCAGGTGGAGATTTCACTGAACCTGTAACAACACATACCATGAGATTTATCAAAACATTTTGGGCTTTAGATGCAAAACTTGCTTACTCTAGACACTATCCATCAATTAACTGGATGAACAGCTATTCTGGTTATCTTGGAGATATTGCAAAATGGTGGGGTGAGAATATCAATAGTGATTGGTTATCACTAAGAAGTGAAGCTTATGGTGTATTACAAAGAGAGGATACACTAAAAGAAATTGTTAGACTCTTAGGTCCTGAAGCATTACCTGATGAAGAAAAACTAATTCTTGAAGTTGCAAGAATGTTAAAGATTGGTCTATTACAACAAAACTCATTTGATGATGTTGATACCTATTGCAGTCCTCAAAAGCAGTACAAATTATTAAAATTATCAGTAGAATTTTACAAGCGAGGTCAACAAGCACTTAAAGAAGGCGCATCATTAGCTGACATTCGTGCAATGACAATAATTCCTACATTGCTTAAAGCAAGAATGGATATCAAAGATGATGAAATTCCTAAACTTGATCAATTAGATATTGATATGAAAGAACAATTCAAATCTATTACAGGAGTGAAAGTTTCGAATTGA